In Myxocyprinus asiaticus isolate MX2 ecotype Aquarium Trade chromosome 46, UBuf_Myxa_2, whole genome shotgun sequence, a single window of DNA contains:
- the peak1 gene encoding inactive tyrosine-protein kinase PEAK1, giving the protein MLQHCSAVMSACNTFTEHVWKPGECTNCFKPKSLHRPLEQANEIKTNANAKLANISQRSISSSRAGQVRPPVAKKPTIAVKPTMMLPCSPPGLDSEGNVARLVEGGQVSKTSPFTVWNHNSLNSTGPVGTNNNQGEDLVGQTEAYSAVPSQPASSNSSGLTDVLKEIAGLGSSPSSSRDDFCGRICSSYRRSLERGLPASSCFHAGSGGRGAMKRVSLSDSAEIISSEGGRFCYPEFSSDGDDDDEDNESGDEDDDEEHDSWDESDEELLAMGIRMRGQPRFAHFRAATLSPVPFAVGKKWNTVPLRNRSLQRFCAVDYDDSYDEILNGYPSVDSNGAPALLSYSSEHQGSGFLSTSESTTSPESLTSLPEESCTGSSRCTGDKRNGLPLSPGKEHSARGLSTPKSNETHKAVLAIRLEEQEDSQREGGALPQALPGQPITISFSPTEEQAKPYRVVNLEKAPICKPYTVVDVSASMATKDNHTHSNESTPKPGCSSVAFSPSTDPSPVSPTSPQSPRSTVSPVASPSLSLSPLMPQSLAVSASARPSASRTKPGSIRYQEVWTSCTSPRQKIPKVDLTSGIAAPRLINHKSAPTSPTAGFGSARTVPTKSPNLSEIKFNSYNNAGMPPFPIIIRDEPAYARSSKKAVKVPIVINPSAYDNLAVYKSFLGLNGELPHSKPGSGERVASHTYEEIASSESAQPSPTEQTPQLKHSPDTTANRELRTTPALAQTVNDGKARTTTGLFAFPACNLSPCPTSAVLTHRSLDHNCNPSGEQPPEGSREGQVTSSRGSGQREKASAVLSQIVSSIQPPPSPPDSPAGKSKTCSIEELYSLPPDASRDTLSRPKSLHCSAEPHKETRSKLLPKSQSASAAVPPTSPRSEPSAPFPPVRSSSSPYHSSNLLQRHFSNWTKPAGAKPSDGETSPGAEGRRSADANKPKRWISFKSFFRRRKDEDEQKEKMEREKEKGKLLGLDGTVITVLPPPPVQRQHWFAESKTDDPHQKPTIIFTYKSESITGGEEAELRVEEHQETSNVTGEGGASSLSAPPKSRASLLISKVMNQLPVQETETSSATSLPAKLELSPLREQSACCPPPASPTSHSGRQAEQEEEGTAHTISLTPASSSCRATYTNLGQSRANMIPVKHPRHPKTSDDTSASDPEVSEPTSKATPPPLPKKSVPRVHTEPSALGRELAAPRPKGEAKPGGTSLSVANPLYDLESTWDTASQSSSLSSEARHPDESGDSLERPTGGRSLSCLTNSSFMQACDRRGYRSTESLTARTRGAGRPAKAQKQVVYRGMESWEEVVGRIRGLHTDTLRKLASRCEDRFMAGQKDHLRFGTDSWSHFRLTAGKPCCEAGDAVYYMASFAKEPLMNYAVKICRGVVKETQQQFFHSLAVRQSIAVHFNIQQDCGHFLADVPARLLPWEKEEDRDDERGSTERGEEAKAKEDHAEAAGGKLCSRVVVITREVPFQTVADFVREGVERHSRNPELYERQVCLLLLQLCAGLEHMKPYHVTHCDLRLENLLLVHSQPSNPWNLESLEPNNNAASGPSSAAASACPARLIISNFSQAKLKNVVLEPASIRDQSRLAPELLSATQYRKCDEFQTGILIYEMLHRPNPFDESPQLKEREYCSSDLPQFPLRSLYSNGLQQLAALLLNPNPSERILMADARACLQCLLWGPREDLFNSLNPGAGPVQRHVVLQNWLDLKRTLMMIKFAERSLDSGCGVSLEDWLCCQYLAFATTESLSRVIKILQQPQGVLI; this is encoded by the exons ATGCTGCAGCACTGCTCTGCAGTCATGTCTGCATGCAACACCTTCACTGAGCACGTTTGGAAACCAGGGGAGTGCACAAACTGCTTTAAGCCCAAGAGCCTTCACCGGCCTCTAGAGCAAGCCAATGAAATCAAAACGAACGCTAATGCCAAACTTGCCAACATCAGCCAGAGGAGCATCTCCTCGTCACGTGCAGGCCAGGTCCGCCCACCTGTCGCCAAAAAACCTACCATTGCGGTGAAACCCACCATGATGCTGCCATGCTCCCCACCAGGACTGGACTCTGAGGGAAATGTGGCCAGGCTTGTGGAGGGAGGGCAGGTCAGTAAGACCTCACCTTTCACTGTCTGGAATCACAACAGCCTGAATAGCACAGGACCTGTAGGAACAAACAACAATCAAGGAGAGGATTTAGTTGGGCAGACAGAGGCATATAGTGCTGTCCCTTCACAGCCAGCTAGCAGCAACAGCAGCGGACTTACGGATGTGCTGAAAGAGATTGCTGGTCTGGGATCTTCTCCAAGCTCCAGCAGAGATGACTTCTGTGGTCGGATCTGTAGTTCGTATCGGCGCTCGTTAGAGAGGGGCCTTCCAGCTTCAAGTTGTTTCCATGCTGGGAGTGGTGGCCGAGGAGCTATGAAACGTGTTTCCCTCAGTGACAGTGCAGAGATTATCAGCTCAGAGGGAGGACGTTTCTGTTATCCAGAGTTCTCcagtgatggtgatgatgatgatgaggacaaTGAGAGtggtgatgaggatgatgatgaagagCATGACAGTTGGGATGAAAGTGATGAAGAGTTGTTAGCGATGGGGATCCGAATGCGAGGTCAGCCTCGTTTTGCACATTTCCGTGCAGCCACGCTGTCCCCAGTTCCCTTCGCTGTAGGGAAGAAATGGAATACAGTACCTCTACGTAATCGCTCGCTGCAGAGATTCTGTGCAGTGGATTACGATGACAGTTATGATGAGATTCTCAATGGATACCCATCTGTGGACTCAAATGGAGCTCCTGCTCTTCTCTCATACAGCTCTGAACACCAAGGCAGTGGCTTTCTGTCCACCTCCGAGTCCACCACTTCACCTGAGTCCTTGACTTCTCTGCCCGAAGAATCCTGCACAGGCAGTAGTAGGTGCACTGGTGACAAGAGAAATGGTCTTCCATTGTCACCTGGCAAAGAACATTCTGCCAGAGGACTGAGCACACCAAAATCCAATGAAACACACAAAGCTGTTCTAGCCATCCGACTGGAAGAACAAGAAGACAGTCAAAGAGAGGGTGGGGCTCTCCCACAGGCCCTTCCTGGCCAGCCAATCACCATCAGCTTCAGCCCAACTGAGGAACAGGCCAAGCCCTATCGAGTGGTGAATCTTGAGAAGGCTCCAATCTGTAAGCCTTACACCGTGGTAGATGTGTCTGCCTCTATGGCCACAAAAGACAATCACACTCACTCTAATGAAAGCACTCCAAAGCCAGGCTGCTCCAGTGTTGCATTCAGCCCCTCCACCGACCCCAGTCCTGTCTCACCCACCTCCCCTCAGTCCCCCAGATCTACCGTATCACCTGTGGCATCTCCATCCCTTTCACTGTCTCCATTAATGCCTCAATCTCTTGCAGTTTCTGCCTCTGCAAGACCTAGTGCTTCTCGCACAAAACCTGGCAGTATCCGTTACCAAGAGGTGTGGACGTCTTGCACCAGCCCACGACAGAAGATCCCTAAAGTTGATTTAACAAGTGGCATTGCCGCTCCAAGACTCATCAACCACAAATCAGCCCCCACTTCTCCGACTGCAGGCTTCGGCTCTGCACGAACAGTCCCAACAAAATCCCCAAACTTATCTGAGATCAAATTCAACAGCTACAACAATGCCGGCatgcccccatttcccatcattatCCGAGATGAGCCTGCATATGCACGCAGCTCCAAGAAAGCAGTGAAGGTTCCCATCGTAATAAATCCCAGTGCTTACGATAACCTGGCTGTGTATAAGAGTTTCCTGGGGCTCAACGGTGAGCTGCCCCATTCCAAGCCTGGGTCAGGAGAGCGAGTGGCCAGCCACACATATGAGGAGATTGCATCCTCTGAGAGTGCACAGCCCTCTCCTACTGAGCAGACACCTCAGCTGAAGCACTCACCAGACACAACTGCTAACAGGGAACTGAGGACAACCCCAGCATTAGCACAGACCGTGAACGATGGTAAAGCCAGAACCACAACAGGTCTCTTTGCCTTTCCTGCTTGTAACCTGAGCCCCTGCCCTACCTCTGCTGTTTTGACCCACAGAAGTCTGGATCACAATTGTAATCCAAGTGGTGAGCAGCCACCAGAGGGCAGCAGAGAGGGCCAGGTCACATCCAGCAGAGGTTCAGgtcagagagagaaagcaagtgCAGTTCTGTCTCAGATTGTGTCCTCAATTCAACCACCGCCATCTCCTCCAGACTCCCCTGCAGGAAAAAGTAAGACCTGCAGCATAGAGGAGCTTTACTCGCTTCCACCAGATGCCTCCAGAGACACTCTTAGCAGACCCAAATCACTTCACTGCTCTGCAGAACCTCACAAAGAGACGCGATCCAAACTCTTGCCCAAATCCCAGAGTGCCTCTGCTGCTGTCCCCCCCACTAGCCCCAGATCTGAACCTAGTGCCCCGTTCCCCCCAGTCCGGTCCAGCTCCTCTCCTTACCACTCAAGCAACCTGCTCCAGAGACACTTTAGCAACTGGACCAAACCAGCTGGGGCCAAGCCTAGTGATGGTGAGACCAGCCCAGGTGCAGAGGGCAGACGTTCAGCTGATGCCAACAAGCCTAAGCGCTGGATTTCCTTCAAGAGCTTCTTCCGCCGGCGGAAGGATGAGGATGAACAGAAGGAGAAAATGGAGCGAGAGAAGGAAAAAGGGAAGCTGCTGGGATTAGATGGTACGGTCATCACCGTATTGCCCCCTCCACCTGTACAGAGACAGCACTGGTTTGCTGAGTCCAAGACAGATGATCCTCACCAGAAACCTACGATCATATTTACTTATAAATCAGAGAGCATCACGGGTGGAGAAGAGGCAGAACTTCGGGTTGAGGAGCACCAAGAGACCTCAAATGTTACAGGGGAAGGCGGAGCTTCCAGCCTATCAGCTCCACCCAAGAGCAGAGCCAGTCTCCTTATAAGCAAAGTCATGAA TCAGCTTCCAGTTCAGGAGACTGAGACATCCTCAGCCACCTCGCTGCCTGCTAAGCTGGAGCTGTCGCCCCTGCGTGAGCAGTCTGCCTGCTGTCCGCCCCCAGCATCGCCCACTTCACACAGCGGCAGGCAAGCAGAGCAAGAGGAAGAGGGAACCGCTCACACCATCTCTCTCACTCCTGCATCCAGCAGCTGCAGGGCTACGTACACAAACCTGG GCCAGTCCAGGGCCAACATGATCCCTGTAAAACATCCCAGACATCCTAAAACATCTGATGACACTTCAGCCTCTGACCCAGAGGTCAGCGAACCCACCTCTAAAGCCACCCCTCCGCCCCTGCCCAAAAAGTCAGTCCCACGTGTTCATACAGAACCATCTGCTCTAGGTAGAGAACTCGCAGCCCCGCGGCCCAAAGGAGAGGCAAAACCAGGCGGAACCAGTCTGAGTGTCGCCAATCCACTCTACGATCTTGAGTCCACATGGGATACGGCCAGTCAAAGTTCCTCGCTTAGCTCAGAGGCACGACATCCTGATGAATCTGGAGATTCCCTGGAGCGTCCCACAGGTGGGCGGAGCCTGTCCTGTCTGACCAATAGCAGCTTCATGCAGGCTTGTGATCGTCGTGGCTACCGCAGTACAGAAAGTCTAACGGCCAGGACGCGAGGGGCTGGGAGGCCCGCTAAAGCACAGAAACAGGTGGTTTATAGAGGGATGGAGAGCTGGGAGGAAGTGGTCGGGAGAATTCGAGGGCTGCACACGGATACGTTACGCAAACTGGCATCAAGATGTGAAGATCGATTCATGGCTGGACAAAAAGATCACTTGCGCTTTGGGACGGACAGCTGGTCTCACTTTCGGCTGACTGCAGGAAAACCGTGTTGTGAGGCAGGAGATGCCGTTTACTACATGGCATCTTTTGCCAAAGAACCTCTGATGAACTATGCTGTCAAG ATCTGTAGAGGTGTGGTGAAGGAGACACAGCAGCAGTTTTTTCACAGTCTGGCAGTTCGACAGAGTATTGCCGTCCACTTCAACATCCAGCAGGACTGCGGCCACTTCCTGGCAGACGTTCCAGCCCGCCTGCTGCCCTGGGAGAAAGAAGAGGACAGAGATGATGAGAGAGGCAGTACGGAAAGAGGAGAGGAGGCAAAAGCAAAGGAGGATCATGCCGAGGCAGCAGGTGGCAAACTGTGCAGCCGAGTTGTGGTGATCACACGTGAGGTGCCATTTCAGACGGTGGCTGATTTTGTACGTGAGGGCGTAGAGCGTCACTCACGAAACCCTGAGCTGTACGAACGTCAAGTGTGTCTGCTGCTACTGCAGTTGTGTGCGGGACTAGAGCACATGAAACCTTACCATGTCACGCACTGCGACCTGCGACTTGAGAACCTCCTACTGGTGCACTCCCAGCCCAGCAACCCCTGGAACCTGGAGTCGCTGGAACCCAACAACAACGCTGCATCTGGACCGTCCTCTGCAGCTGCTTCTGCTTGCCCCGCCCGTCTCATCATCAGCAACTTCTCTCAGGCCAAACTAAAGAACGTGGTGCTGGAACCCGCTTCGATCCGAGACCAGTCCCGTCTTGCTCCTGAGCTTCTCTCTGCCACTCAGTATCGCAAATGTGATGAATTCCAGACCGGGATACTGATCTATGAAATGCTGCATCGGCCAAACCCATTTGATGAAAGTCCGCAACTCAAAGAGAGAGAATACTGCAGCTCTGATTTACCCCAGTTTCCCTTGCGTTCCCTCTACTCGAACGGCCTTCAACAGCTCGCAGCATTGCTGCTCAACCCCAACCCTTCCGAGCGCATCCTGATGGCAGACGCCCGGGCATGTCTACAGTGTCTACTTTGGGGTCCACGAGAAGATCTGTTCAATTCGTTGAACCCTGGTGCCGGGCCTGTCCAACGCCACGTTGTCCTACAGAACTGGTTGGACCTGAAGCGAACGCTGATGATGATCAAATTTGCTGAGCGTTCTTTGGACTCGGGTTGTGGCGTGAGTCTCGAGGACTGGTTGTGCTGTCAGTATCTGGCCTTCGCTACCACAGAGTCTCTCAGCAGAGTGATCAAAATCCTGCAGCAACCACAGGGCGTGCTTATCTGA